One part of the Musa acuminata AAA Group cultivar baxijiao chromosome BXJ1-5, Cavendish_Baxijiao_AAA, whole genome shotgun sequence genome encodes these proteins:
- the LOC135673903 gene encoding uncharacterized protein LOC135673903, with protein MASESWLVERAREELQKLESLHPTRFKYLKLELKSLISQPHSYVVAVDEDSSRPPPTTSPAPTQVSSNRKRKTGRSDNDEDEQAEQRQKKQAQKPLSASGRRGGGGGCMKSESSGEMAMRRAEACLRRIQQLKHSLFC; from the exons ATGGCGTCGGAGTCATGGTTGGTGGAGAGGGCGAGGGAGGAGCTTCAAAAACTGGAATCCCTGCATCCCACCCGATTCAAGTATCTCAAGCTCGAGCTCAAGTCCCTCATCTCCCAACCCCACTCCTACGTTGTTGCTGTTGACGAGGATAGCTCAAGGCCTCCGCCTACCACTTCTCCTGCTCCCACGCAAG TGTCGTCTAATCGGAAGAGGAAGACTGGGCGGAGTGACAATGATGAGGATGAGCAGGCGGAGCAGCGTCAGAAGAAGCAGGCGCAGAAGCCATTGTCGGCATCAGGACGAAGGGGCGGTGGCGGGGGCTGTATGAAGAGTGAGAGCAGCGGGGAAATGGCCATGAGACGCGCCGAGGCGTGCCTCAGGAGGATTCAACAGCTGAAGCACAGCTTGTTTTGTTAG